One window from the genome of Pyrus communis chromosome 16, drPyrComm1.1, whole genome shotgun sequence encodes:
- the LOC137721239 gene encoding pentatricopeptide repeat-containing protein At3g61520, mitochondrial — protein MNHPSLLASKHLLNPESSKTRSYFVLLLLNHHFSTDSDPNPNPKPSKQPRENDSLVTQVVQLLQSNEKDWNLDQLGHLLFSDTITAPSPRSLFHITRRLETSSKALKFFDYVSENVATSPDSAAAETAATASLSSSFQAVLELTKREPNSRTRLFDMYKMAKERNIPVNMGAAVLLVRSLGFAGMVDEAVNVFNGLDPALKNTHLRNVVIDVLLKWGRVDDALKVLDKMFDPNAEFRVDSVTGDIVLSSLLKRAQRGRRVSDEDIVGLVQKFSEHGVFPDSLKLTKLITSLCRNRNTSRAWDVLQYVINSGGAVETACCNALLTGLGRVNDLKRMNELMVKMKEMDILPDVVTFGIVINFLCKSRRVDEALELFERMSGGGEKTDGISAEPDEIMYNTLIDGLCKVGRQEEGLRLMEKMRLQKGCAPNTVTYNSLIDGFNKVGDIKRGRELYDQMKEEGIPPSVVTLNTLVDGLCRHGRLNSAIEFLNEMQRDGLKGNVATYTTLISSFCNVNNIGMAMELFEQMLSSGCSTDAKVYYCMISGLSQAGRMDDASFVVSKLKEAGFSLDVVAFNVLINGFCKTKKLEKVHEMIEEMETAGVKPDSITYNTLISYLCSAGELTIAHRVLSKMINEDLVPTVVTFGSLIHAYCLKGDINKAMKIFRDMGSKSSAPPNTVVYNILIDSLCKNNQVEFALSLMDSMKDKGVRPNTLTFNAMFKGLRENNLLQKAFKLMDQMVEQACNPDYITMEILTEWLSAVGETEKLRRFVQGYEIAAASTA, from the coding sequence atgaaccACCCATCACTCTTAGCCTCGAAGCACCTCCTTAACCCCGAATCCTCCAAAACCCGATCCTACttcgtcctcctcctcctcaaccACCACTTCTCTACCGATTCCGATCCCAACCCCAACCCCAAACCGAGCAAACAACCCCGAGAAAATGACTCGCTAGTAACCCAAGTTGTCCAACTCCTCCAGTCCAATGAAAAAGACTGGAACTTGGACCAGCTCGGCCACCTCCTCTTCTCCGACACCATCACCGCTCCTTCTCCTCGCTCTCTCTTCCATATCACTCGCCGCCTCGAAACTTCCTCCAAAGCCCTCAAGTTCTTCGACTACGTTTCCGAGAATGTGGCAACCTCACCAGACTCGGCGGCGGCGGAGACGGCGGCGACGGCCTCGCTCTCGTCGTCATTCCAGGCCGTTCTCGAGCTCACTAAGCGAGAACCCAACTCGCGAACCAGGCTTTTCGACATGTATAAGATGGCGAAAGAGCGGAACATCCCGGTTAATATGGGCGCCGCTGTTCTGCTAGTTCGATCCCTAGGCTTTGCTGGTATGGTTGATGAGGCGGTCAATGTGTTTAACGGTCTGGACCCCGCTTTAAAGAACACCCATCTTCGCAATGTGGTGATTGATGTGCTGTTGAAATGGGGACGGGTCGATGATGCACTGAAGGTGCTCGACAAAATGTTTGATCCAAATGCAGAGTTCCGGGTCGACAGTGTTACCGGTGATATTGTGCTTTCCTCTTTGCTGAAGAGAGCGCAGCGTGGGAGGAGGGTCAGCGACGAGGACATTGTGGGTTTGGTGCAGAAATTTAGTGAGCATGGTGTGTTCCCTGATAGTTTGAAACTTACGAAATTGATCACTTCGTTATGTCGGAACAGGAACACTAGTCGGGCTTGGGATGTTTTACAGTACGTTATTAATTCTGGTGGTGCTGTAGAAACTGCTTGTTGCAATGCGCTTTTGACAGGTTTGGGAAGAGTTAATGATTTAAAGAGGATGAATGAGCTTATGGTAAAGATGAAAGAAATGGACATTCTTCCCGATGTTGTAACTTTTGGTATTGTCATTAACTTTTTGTGCAAGTCTAGGAGGGTGGATGAGGCCTTGGAGTTGTTTGAAAGGATGAGTGGGGGAGGAGAGAAAACTGATGGGATTTCAGCTGAACCCGATGAGATCATGTACAACACTCTGATTGATGGACTTTGTAAAGTGGGAAGGCAAGAAGAAGGATTACGTCTGATGGAAAAAATGAGATTGCAAAAGGGCTGTGCACCTAATACTGTTACCTACAATAGTTTGATTGACGGTTTCAACAAGGTTGGGGACATCAAGAGGGGTCGTGAGCTCTAtgatcaaatgaaggaggaaggTATACCACCAAGTGTAGTTACTCTCAATACTTTGGTTGATGGTCTGTGTAGACATGGAAGGCTCAACAGTGCAATTGAGTTCCTTAATGAAATGCAGAGGGATGGTCTGAAAGGCAATGTCGCGACTTACACAACGTTAATCAGTTCCTTTTGTAATGTAAACAATATTGGCATGGCAATGGAATTGTTTGAGCAAATGTTAAGTTCTGGATGCTCCACAGATGCAAAAGTTTACTACTGCATGATCTCTGGTTTAAGCCAAGCTGGAAGGATGGATGATGCCAGCTTTGTTGTATCAAAGTTGAAGGAAGCCGGGTTCTCCCTGGATGTCGTTGCCTTCAATGTTTTGATTAACGGGTTCTGCAAGACGAAAAAACTCGAGAAGGTGCATGAGATGATCGAGGAAATGGAGACAGCTGGAGTAAAGCCTGATAGCATCACATACAACACGTTGATTTCGTATTTGTGCTCAGCTGGGGAACTTACAATTGCTCATAGAGTACTGAGCAAGATGATAAACGAGGATCTTGTTCCCACTGTTGTCACTTTTGGATCATTGATACATGCATATTGCTTGAAGGGCGATATAAACAAGGCCATGAAGATCTTCAGAGACATGGGTTCTAAGTCGAGTGCTCCTCCCAACACAGTAGTATACAACATCTTAATAGATTCTTTGTGCAAGAATAATCAAGTGGAATTCGCTCTTTCGTTGATGGATAGTATGAAAGATAAGGGAGTGAGACCTAATACCTTGACATTCAATGCCATGTTCAAGGGTCTTAGGGAGAACAATTTGTTGCAGAAAGCATTTAAGTTAATGGATCAAATGGTTGAACAGGCTTGTAATCCGGATTATATAACCATGGAGATTCTCACCGAATGGCTTTCTGCTGTTGGTGAAACCGAAAAGTTGAGAAGGTTTGTGCAAGGCTATGAAATTGCTGCTGCTTCCACTGCATAG
- the LOC137720524 gene encoding exocyst complex component SEC10b-like has protein sequence MKESRDKSDRRSKSSSVSSLPLILDIDDFKGEFSFDALFGNLVNELLPSFQEEETDSSEGHSNLSGNDSLQNGHMRVPSDAAKFAQGLSDPLFPEVDKILSLFKDSCKELVDLQKQIDGRLYNLKKEVSVQDSKHRKTLVELEKGVDGLFGSFARLDSRISSVGQTAAKIGDHLQSADAQRETASQTIELIKYLMEFNSSPGDLMELSPLFSDDSRVAEAAKIAQKLRAFAEEDIGRQGISVPSGNATASRGLEVAVANLQDYCNELENRLLSRFDTASQRRELSTMAECAKILSQFNRGSSAMQHYVATRPMFIDVEVMNADTRLVLGDEGSQASPSNVARGLSSLYKEITDTVRKEAATIMAVFPSPNEVMSILVQRVLEQRVTALLDKLLVKPSLVNLPPMEEGGLLLYLRMLAVAYEKTQELARDLRAVGCGDLDIEGLTESLFSSHKDGYPEHEQASLKQLYQAKMAELRAENQQIPESGGTIGRSKSTAVASSHQQISVTVVTEFVRWNEEAIARCTLFSSQPATLAANVKAVFTSLLDQVSQYITEGLERARDGLTEAAALRERFVLGTSVSRRVAAAAASAAEAAAAAGESSFRSFMVAVQRCGSSVAIVQQYFSNSISRLLLPVDGAHAASCEEMATAMSSAEGAAYKGLQQCIETVMAEVERLLSAEQKVTDYRSPEDGFAPDHRPTNACTRVVAYLSRVLESAFTALEGLNKQAFLTELGSRLHKGLLNHWQKFTFNPSGGLRLKRDITEYGEFVRSFNAPSVDEKFELLGIMANVFIVAPESLSTLFEGTPSIRKDAQRFIELRDDYKSAKLAARLSSLWTSSS, from the exons ATGAAAGAGAGTAGAGACAAGAGCGATAGACGTTCAAAATCTTCATCTGTTAGCTCACTTCCACTCATCTTGGACATAGACGACTTTAAG gGGGAGTTTTCTTTTGATGCATTGTTCGGTAACCTTGTAAATGAGCTGCTTCCTTCttttcaagaagaagaaacagacTCATCTGAAGGTCATAGCAACCTCAGTGGGAATGATTCTTTACAAAATGGACATATGCGAGTACCATCAGATGCAGCAAAATTTGCGCAAGGACTTTCAGACCCTTTATTTCCAGAAGTAGATAAGATATTATCTCTGTTCAAGGATTCTTGTAAGGAGTTGGTTGATCTCCAGAAACAG ATTGATGGAAGACTCTACAATCTTAAGAAGGAGGTTTCTGTACAAGATTCTAAGCACCGCAAGACACTTGTTGAG CTTGAAAAAGGAGTAGATGGCTTGTTTGGTAGCTTTGCCAGGTTGGATTCACGTATATCAAGTGTTGGCCAGACTGCTGCAAAAATAGGAGATCATCTGCAG AGTGCAGATGCTCAGCGGGAAACTGCTAGTCAAACAATAGAGCTTATAAAG TACTTGATGGAGTTCAATAGCAGCCCAGGCGATCTCATGGAACTTTCACCCCTGTTTTCTGATGATAGCCGTGTTGCAGAGGCTGCTAAAATTGCACAAAAATTGA GGGCCTTTGCTGAGGAAGATATTGGAAGACAGGGGATATCTGTACCATCAGGCAATGCAACAGCTAGCAGAGGGTTAGAAGTTGCAGTTGCTAATCTTCAGGACTACTGCAATG AATTGGAGAACAGATTGCTATCTCGTTTTGATACTGCATCACAGAGAAGAGAATTGTCAACCATGGCAGAATGTGCTAAAATATTATCTCAG TTTAACAGGGGCTCTAGCGCTATGCAACATTATGTGGCAACACGTCCAATGTTTATTGACGTGGAAGTCATGAATGCAGATACCAGATTGGTTCTTGGTGATGAGGGTTCACAGGCTAGTCCTAGCAATGTTGCTCGTGGACTTTCTTCCTTGTATAAAGAAATCACAG ACACTGTACGTAAGGAGGCTGCAACAATTATGGCTGTCTTCCCTTCTCCAAATgaagttatgtcaatcttaGTTCAG CGAGTTTTGGAGCAGAGAGTTACTGCTTTACTGGACAAATTATTAGTGAAGCCATCTTTGGTGAATCTACCTCCCATGGAAGAAGGCGGACTTCTATTG TATCTTAGAATGCTAGCAGTGGCATATGAGAAGACACAAGAACTTGCTAGGGATCTACGAGCTGTGGGATGTGGTGACTTGGATATTGAAG GCCTCACGGAGTCTCTGTTTTCTTCTCACAAGGATGGATATCCTGAACATGAGCAGGCCTCTCTTAAACAACTATATCAAGCTAAG ATGGCAGAACTACGTGCTGAAAACCAACAGATACCTGAATCAGGTGGAACAATCGGGCGCTCAAAAAGCACTGCAGTAGCATCTTCTCACCAGCAAATATCTGTCACTGTTGTGACAGAGTTTGTTCGTTGGAATGAAGAAGCCATTGCCAGATGCACTTTGTTTTCATCTCAA CCTGCAACACTTGCAGCAAATGTAAAAGCAGTGTTCACTTCCCTGCTAGACCAA GTCAGTCAATATATAACGGAAGGTCTTGAGCGAGCAAGAGATGGCCTGACTGAAGCTGCAGCTTTGAGGGAAAGATTTGTACTGGGCACTAGCGTTAGTAGAAGggtggctgctgctgctgcttctgct GCAGAAGCTGCTGCTGCGGCTGGTGAAAGCAGTTTCAGATCTTTCATGGTTGCTGTACAACGCTGCGGTAGTAGTGTGGCTATAGTTCAGCAA TATTTTTCAAATTCTATATCTCGGCTCCTACTCCCTGTCGATGGTGCACATGCTGCTTCTTGTGAAGAAATGGCAACAGCTATGTCCAGTGCAGAGGGTGCCGCATATAAAGGGCTTCAACAGTGCATTGAAACTGTGATGGCAGAG GTGGAGCGGTTACTTTCTGCTGAACAGAAGGTAACTGATTATAGATCACCTGAAGATGGATTTGCTCCTGATCATCGGCCAACAAATGCCTGTACAAG AGTTGTAGCGTATCTTTCCCGTGTGCTAGAATCAGCATTCACGGCACTTGAAGGTCTTAACAAACAAGCATTCCTGACTGAATTA ggaaGCCGCTTGCATAAAGGGCTGCTAAATCATTGGCAGAAGTTCACTTTTAATCCTAG TGGAGGACTGCGGCTGAAGCGTGACATAACTGAATATGGAGAATTTGTGCGTAGTTTCAATGCTCCTTCCGTCGATGAAAAATTTGAATTGCTGGGAAT AATGGCCAATGTCTTCATTGTTGCTCCTGAAAGTCTCTCGACTCTATTTGAGGGCACGCCAAGTATACGGAAAGATGCACAAAG GTTTATTGAGCTTCGAGACGACTACAAGAGCGCAAAGCTTGCTGCCAGACTTAGTTCCTTGTGGACAAGTTCTAGTTGA
- the LOC137721388 gene encoding WRKY transcription factor 22-like: MEDDWDLQAVVRGCSTATATTTTSSTRTPSTGATASFNISGFHSNPAAASFSSFGPTSPQQQLLFSPPLPDPIIKPRNAIEELHELYKPFFPKSQPSLSSPQIAPLTLSPLTTPKDPRHPIQYHQQTQHQQQQTQHSKPSSSTTTARSKKRKNQLKKVCQVPAEGLSSDVWAWRKYGQKPIKGSPYPRGYYRCSSSKGCMARKQVERNRSDPNMFIVTYTGEHNHPAPTHRNSLAGSTRQKPFSPQTATRGDSAKPASPTTSVSADEETVVAPQSTTVESSCKEEKGSPLITDEEDELLGMCDSVVSDDFFVGLDGLAGDYFSDHSTGSFGMPWISSSAATAAGSI, translated from the exons ATGGAGGACGATTGGGATCTTCAAGCTGTGGTCCGAGGCTgctccaccgccaccgccactaCCACCACATCATCAACCAGAACTCCCTCCACCGGTGCCACCGCAAGTTTCAACATCTCCGGCTTCCATTCAAACCCAGCAGCTGCTTCCTTCTCTTCATTTGGTCCAACTTCCCCACAACAGCAACTCCTCTTCTCTCCCCCACTTCCAGATCCCATCATTAAACCCAGAAATGCCATTGAAGAATTGCATGAGCTTTACAAGCCTTTCTTCCCCAAATCTCAGCCTTCCCTCTCCTCCCCACAAATCGCaccactcactctctctcctctgacCACACCCAAAGATCCAAGGCATCCCATACAGTACCACCAACAAACccagcaccaacaacaacaaacccAGCACTCCAAGCCATCATCTTCCACCACCACCGCACGATCCAAAAAAAG AAAGAACCAGCTTAAAAAAGTGTGCCAAGTTCCGGCGGAGGGTCTCTCTTCAGACGTATGGGCATGGCGGAAGTACGGCCAAAAACCCATCAAGGGTTCCCCATATCCGAG GGGATATTACAGATGCAGCAGCTCGAAGGGTTGTATGGCCCGGAAACAAGTGGAGCGGAACAGATCCGACCCGAATATGTTCATAGTCACCTACACGGGGGAGCACAACCACCCGGCCCCAACTCACCGCAACTCGCTCGCCGGCTCCACTCGCCAGAAGCCCTTCTCGCCACAAACCGCCACGCGGGGTGACTCTGCGAAACCCGCTTCTCCGACAACCTCGGTCTCCGCGGACGAGGAGACTGTCGTTGCACCTCAGAGTACGACCGTGGAAAGCAGCTGCAAGGAAGAGAAGGGGAGTCCTTTGATTACTGACGAGGAGGACGAGTTGTTGGGGATGTGCGACTCGGTCGTGAGTGACGATTTCTTTGTTGGGCTGGACGGTCTGGCCGGAGATTACTTTTCCGATCACTCGACGGGGAGCTTCGGCATGCCTTGGATTTCTAGTAGTGCTGCCACCGCCGCTGGTAGTATCTGA